From Lolium perenne isolate Kyuss_39 chromosome 5, Kyuss_2.0, whole genome shotgun sequence, a single genomic window includes:
- the LOC127298970 gene encoding LOW QUALITY PROTEIN: uncharacterized protein (The sequence of the model RefSeq protein was modified relative to this genomic sequence to represent the inferred CDS: deleted 1 base in 1 codon) has translation MSLLLSLVAALVISTVSAGDDAALLAFKAQLNHDAVASWNSSAHFCSWEGVTCSHRHPARVVALSLYGSALTGALSPAIGNLTFLRTLNLSTNRLHGEIPASVGRLRRLRILELTNNSFSGTLPVNLSFCINMTVLYLDNNNLGGEIPAELGERLTSLKAISLMNNRFTGLIPASLANLSDLRYLEFSTNQLVGSIPPRLGSMQSIRYFSLPYNNLSGMLPPSLYNLSSLAYIDLSANMLYGSIPDDIGSKFPIMQVLSLGFNQFTGTIPSSLSNLSQLTEVLLGVNRFNGYVPPTLGTLQSVKYLELSGNRLGGYVPSTLGRLKALQGLHLAENSFEANDKQGWEFITSLANCTQLSVLILSENLFSGQLPGSVVNLSTTLQKLILDTNRISGSIPEVIGNLVGLSMLYIANNSISGLIPESIGKLENLVELYIYNNSLSGVIPSSLGNLSQLNRFYAYYNNLEGPIPASLGKLGTLFALDLSSNHRLNGSIPREILELPSLSWYLDLSYNSLSGPLPTEVGSLSNLNHLILSGNQLSGKVPDSIQNCVVLDVLLLDNNSFEGSIPKSLKNMKGLQLLNLTMNKFSGNIPDALGSIGHLQQLYLAHNNLSGRIPTALQNLTFLWDLDLSYNDLQGEVPKGGVFKYLHAASVTGNTQLCGGVPQIHLVPCSTHTLKGSEKHKSNSLLISLPGIGAILFLVLVTVIIWNLKQRRKIQAPPTSTEEQFPRVSYQALFRGTDGFSESNLLGKGRYGEVYKCILHDNDTPVAVKVFNLQQSGSSKSFEAECESLRRVRHRHLIKIITCCSSIDPQGQDFKALVLDLMPNGSLDGWLHPKDNICTLNNTLSLAQRLDIAVQVVDALEYLHNHSQQPIVHCDVKPGNILLGEDMSARVGDFGISRILPVIGSTTWQNSNSTIGIRGSIGYVAPEYGEGSPISTLGDVYSLGILLLEMVTGRSPTDDMFRDSKDLHKFTEAALPDRILEIADPTIWLHNDINDNTTRRRIQECLICVIRVGLSCSKQQPRERMLIRDVVAEMHAIRDANLRFIGSLAVDMEKEKSTRCSDLHRQLAIRVEELA, from the exons ATGAGCTTGCTATTGTCGCTTGTCGCCGCCCTCGTCATCTCCACGGTGAGCGCTGGCGACGATGCGGCGCTGCTTGCTTTCAAAGCCCAGCTCAACCACGATGCGGTGGCCTCCTGGAACAGCAGCGCCCACTTCTGCAGCTGGGAGGGCGTGACGTGCAGCCACCGGCATCCAGCGCGAGTGGTGGCGCTGAGCCTGTACGGCAGCGCGCTCACCGGAGCGCTTTCCCCGGCCATCGGGAACCTCACGTTCCTGCGGACGTTGAACCTCAGCACCAACAGGCTCCACGGTGAGATTCCGGCGAGCGTGGGACGCCTACGCCGCCTGCGGATACTCGAGCTAACCAACAACTCTTTCTCCGGCACTTTACCGGTAAACCTGAGCTTCTGCATCAACATGACCGTCCTTTATCTGGACAACAACAACCTTGGTGGGGAAATCCCAGCCGAGCTCGGCGAAAGGCTGACGTCCCTCAAGGCGATCTCGCTAATGAACAACAGATTCACAGGACTCATCCCGGCATCACTGGCCAACCTATCCGATCTACGATACCTCGAGTTCTCCACGAACCAACTTGTTGGCTCAATCCCACCACGGCTCGGCAGTATGCAGAGCATACGGTACTTCTCTCTCCCCTATAACAACCTTTCTGGTATGCTCCCACCCTCCCTCTACAACTTGTCGTCGCTGGCGTACATTGACTTGAGCGCAAACATGTTGTATGGAAGTATTCCAGATGACATCGGCAGCAAGTTCCCCATTATGCAAGTTCTTAGCTTGGGTTTTAACCAGTTCACTGGAACCATCCCTTCATCGCTATCCAATCTATCTCAGTTAACAGAAGTTCTTCTCGGTGTCAATAGATTTAACGGGTATGTCCCTCCCACTTTGGGGACGCTGCAATCTGTCAAGTATCTGGAGTTGTCTGGCAATAGACTTGGCGGATATGTGCCGTCCACTTTGGGGAGGCTGAAAGCTCTCCAGGGTCTACATCTCGCTGAAAATAGCTTTGAAGCGAATGACAAACAGGGATGGGAATTCATCACTTCTTTGGCAAACTGCACCCAGTTGTCGGTCTTGATTCTCTCCGAAAACTTGTTCAGTGGACAGCTACCAGGTTCAGTTGTGAACCTCTCAACAACTCTCCAGAAGTTAATCTTGGATACAAATAGGATCTCTGGGAGTATCCCTGAAGTAATTGGTAATTTGGTAGGTCTTAGCATGCTTTACATAGCAAACAATAGCATATCTGGGCTAATTCCGGAAAGCATTGGCAAGCTGGAAAACTTGGTTGAGCTATACATATACAATAATAGCTTGTCTGGTGTCATACCGTCGTCTCTAGGAAACCTTTCACAGTTGAATAGGTTTTATGCATACTATAACAACTTGGAGGGGCCAATTCCAGCAAGCTTAGGCAAGTTGGGAACACTTTTTGCACTTGATTTGTCAAGTAACCACCGACTTAATGGCTCCATTCCGAGGGAGATTTTAGAGTTGCCTTCCCTTTCATGGTATTTGGACTTATCATACAATTCCCTCTCTGGACCCCTTCCTACTGAAGTTGGTAGCTTGTCAAACCTTAACCACCTGATTCTATCAGGAAATCAGTTGTCGGGCAAGGTACCCGACAGTATACAGAATTGCGTAGTGTTGGATGTGCTCTTGTTAGACAATAACTCGTTTGAGGGAAGTATACCTAAATCACTGAAGAATATGAAAGGGCTCCAGTTACTGAATCTGACCATGAACAAGTTCTCTGGTAACATTCCTGATGCCCTTGGTAGTATTGGCCACCTGCAGCAACTGTATCTAGCACATAACAACTTGTCAGGGCGGATCCCCACCGCGTTACAGAATTTGACATTTTTGTGGGATTTGGATCTATCCTATAATGATTTGCAAGGTGAAGTGCCAAAAGGGGGTGTTTTCAAATACCTGCATGCTGCATCAGTTACTGGAAATACACAATTGTGTGGAGGAGTACCCCAGATTCACTTGGTTCCTTGCTCCACACATACTTTAAAAGGTAGCGAAAAACATAAGTCGAACTCTCTGCTGATTTCTCTACCAGGAATAGGAGCAATTTTGTTCCTTGTTTTGGTCACTGTTATTATTTGGAATCTCAAACAAAGGCGAAAGATTCAAGCTCCACCAACAAGTACTGAAGAACAATTTCCAAGAGTTTCTTATCAGGCATTGTTCAGAGGAACTGATGGGTTTTCAGAATCTAACTTGCTTGGCAAAGGAAGATATGGTGAAGTTTACAAATGCATTTTACATGATAACGATACACCCGTGGCTGTAAAAGTATTTAACCTTCAGCAGTCAGGATCTTCTAAGAGTTTCGAAGCTGAATGTGAGTCGCTGAGAAGGGTACGTCACCGTCATCTCATAAAGATTATCACGTGCTGCTCAAGCATCGATCCCCAAGGCCAAGACTTCAAGGCATTGGTTCTGGACCTCATGCCCAACGGTAGCTTGGATGGTTGGCTTCATCCAAAAGACAACATTTGCACTCTCAACAATACTCTGAGCCTAGCTCAAAGGCTAGATATTGCTGTCCAAGTTGTAGATGCTTTGGAATATCTTCATAATCACTCccagcagccaattgttcattgcgATGTCAAGCCAGGCAACATCCTTCTTGGAGAAGACATGAGTGCCCGAGTTGGAGACTTTGGTATATCAAGGATCCTCCCTGTAATTGGAAGCACAACCTGGCAAAATTCAAATAGCACAATTGGGATAAGAGGCTCCATTGGCTATGTTGCTCCAG AGTACGGCGAAGGTTCTCCAATCTCAACTCTTGGTGATGTTTATAGCCTTGGGATATTGCTGCTTGAGATGGTAACAGGTAGAAGCCCAACGGATGATATGTTCAGAGATTCAAAAGATCTTCACAAGTTTACAGAGGCTGCTCTCCCTGACAGAATCCTGGAGATAGCTGATCCAACAATATGGctgcacaatgacatcaatgatAACACTACAAGAAGAAGGATTCAGGAATGTTTGATCTGTGTCATTAGGGTCGGCTTATCCTGCTCAAAGCAGCAACCTAGAGAGCGAATGCTGATACGGGATGTAGTCGCGGAGATGCACGCAATAAGAGATGCAAACCTGAGGTTTATCGGTTCTCTTGCTGTG GACATGGAGAAAGAGAAGTCAACACGCTGCAGCGATCTGCACCGACAATTAGCAATTAGAGTTGAAGAACTGGCATGA